In Melopsittacus undulatus isolate bMelUnd1 chromosome 6, bMelUnd1.mat.Z, whole genome shotgun sequence, the following proteins share a genomic window:
- the CLCC1 gene encoding chloride channel CLIC-like protein 1 isoform X1, with translation MLFALVLSAVVLAGSSKVQDDEWIDPTDMLNYDAASGKMRPYKANYHNSEDDTGNAVSTEISSCSRAVDSLQQKVADCEKRIAKSHESRSFYIFKRYLNKILNEVGKLGLPEENMDHVHYDAEIILTKQTYLEILRFLQEETWQSGAVDDALSDILINFKHHDYKAWHWRFEDTFGIELYNMFLILLCLVCIVIVIATELWTRIHWFVQLKRVLLISFLISFAWNWLYLYKLAFAQHQAEIAKMGQFDNVCAEKLNWKESLIEWLRSKWTFQDDPCQKYYETLLVNPVLLVPPTKALAITFTNFVTEPLKHVGQGIGEFIKAVMKEIPFFLQIPVLIIMALAVLVFCYGAGSSVSVLRYLTSSQKRSPLPPDNQQDKIDFGQYDGSKGDGCYSKKPLYVSRGPYDREYTSLRPGNGRSPAGMHTGNQQDTQVEESHKPEPRTRLRTESEVCGLETTTAENHTEEPASAQQKQEPEKAQQEVGENCDPSKNLKQRHSAMEPCEEKTKNSSHDSQEGD, from the exons ATGCTGTTTGCCTTGGTGCTAAGTGCAGTTGTGCTAGCAGGGAGCAGTAAAGTCCAAGACGATGAATGGATTGACCCCACGGATATGCTCAACTACGATGCAGCATCAGGAAAAATGAGACCTTACAag GCAAACTACCACAACTCTGAGGATGACACTGGCAATGCAGTCAGTACTGAAATATCGAGTTGCTCCAGGGCAGTAGATTCTTTGCAACAGAAG GTTGCAGACTGTGAGAAGAGGATTGCCAAATCCCATGAAAGCAgaagcttttatatttttaagcgGTACttaaataagattttaaatGAAGTTGGAAAACTTGGTCTG CCTGAGGAAAACATGGATCATGTCCATTATGATGCTGAGATCATCCTCACAAAACAGACGTATTTGGAGATCCTTCGTTTTCTGCAGGAGGAAACATGGCAGTCGGGTGCTGTAGATGATGCACTTAGCGACATTTTGATCAATTTTAAGCACCATGATTATAAAGCTTGGCACTGGAGATTTGAAGACACATTTGGAATAGAGCTATATAATATGTTTCTG atactGTTGTGCTTAGTGTGTATTGTGATTGTAATAGCTACAGAGCTCTGGACACGTATTCATTGGTTTGTTCAGCTGAAGCGAGTACTATTAATAAGTTTTCTGATCAGTTTTGCATGGAATTGGCTTTATTTGTATAAG CTGGCCTTTGCACAACACCAAGCAGAAATCGCAAAAATGGGGCAGTTTGATAACGTCTGTGCTGAGAAGCTCAACTGGAAGGAAAGTCTGATTG AATGGCTCAGAAGTAAATGGACGTTTCAGGACGATCCTTGTCAGAAGTACTATGAAACTCTACTCGTCAATCCCGTTTTGCTGGTTCCACCCACCAAG GCACTGGCAATTACTTTCACCAACTTTGTAACAGAGCCTTTGAAGCACGTAGGACAAGGTATTGGTGAATTCATCAAAGCAGTTATGAAGGAGAtcccttttttcctgcagattCCAGTGCTAATTATTATGGCTCTGGCTGTCCTG GTTTTCTGCTATGGCGCAGGATCATCAGTATCTGTGTTAAGATACTTAACATCTTCTCAGAAGAGAAGTCCTCTTCCCCCTGACAATCAACAGGACAAGATAGACTTTGGGCAGTACGATGGGAGCAAAGGAGATGGCTGTTACTCAAAGAAGCCTCTTTATGTTTCTAGAGGACCTTATGACAGGGAATACACTTCTCTGAGACCAGGAAATGGCAGAAGTCCTGCTGGCATGCATACAGGCAATCAGCAAGATACGCAAGTAGAAGAGTCTCACAAACCAGAACCTCGT ACTAGATTGCGCACTGAGTCTGAAGTTTGTGGACTAGAAACTACCACAGCTGAAAACCACACTGAAGAACCTGCATCTGCGCAGCAGAAACAGGAACCAGAGAAAGCACAGCAAGAGGTGGGTGAAAACTGTGATCCTAGTAAAAACCTCAAACAGAGGCATTCTGCAATGGAACCGTgtgaagaaaagacaaagaacaGCTCACATGACTCACAGGAGGGAGACTGA
- the CLCC1 gene encoding chloride channel CLIC-like protein 1 isoform X2 has product MLFALVLSAVVLAGSSKVQDDEWIDPTDMLNYDAASGKMRPYKANYHNSEDDTGNAVSTEISSCSRAVDSLQQKVADCEKRIAKSHESRSFYIFKRYLNKILNEVGKLGLPEENMDHVHYDAEIILTKQTYLEILRFLQEETWQSGAVDDALSDILINFKHHDYKAWHWRFEDTFGIELYNMFLILLCLVCIVIVIATELWTRIHWFVQLKRVLLISFLISFAWNWLYLYKLAFAQHQAEIAKMGQFDNVCAEKLNWKESLIEWLRSKWTFQDDPCQKYYETLLVNPVLLVPPTKALAITFTNFVTEPLKHVGQGIGEFIKAVMKEIPFFLQIPVLIIMALAVLVFCYGAGSSVSVLRYLTSSQKRSPLPPDNQQDKIDFGQYDGSKGDGCYSKKPLYVSRGPYDREYTSLRPGNGRSPAGMHTGNQQDTQVEESHKPEPRTRLRTESEVCGLETTTAENHTEEPASAQQKQEPEKAQQEVE; this is encoded by the exons ATGCTGTTTGCCTTGGTGCTAAGTGCAGTTGTGCTAGCAGGGAGCAGTAAAGTCCAAGACGATGAATGGATTGACCCCACGGATATGCTCAACTACGATGCAGCATCAGGAAAAATGAGACCTTACAag GCAAACTACCACAACTCTGAGGATGACACTGGCAATGCAGTCAGTACTGAAATATCGAGTTGCTCCAGGGCAGTAGATTCTTTGCAACAGAAG GTTGCAGACTGTGAGAAGAGGATTGCCAAATCCCATGAAAGCAgaagcttttatatttttaagcgGTACttaaataagattttaaatGAAGTTGGAAAACTTGGTCTG CCTGAGGAAAACATGGATCATGTCCATTATGATGCTGAGATCATCCTCACAAAACAGACGTATTTGGAGATCCTTCGTTTTCTGCAGGAGGAAACATGGCAGTCGGGTGCTGTAGATGATGCACTTAGCGACATTTTGATCAATTTTAAGCACCATGATTATAAAGCTTGGCACTGGAGATTTGAAGACACATTTGGAATAGAGCTATATAATATGTTTCTG atactGTTGTGCTTAGTGTGTATTGTGATTGTAATAGCTACAGAGCTCTGGACACGTATTCATTGGTTTGTTCAGCTGAAGCGAGTACTATTAATAAGTTTTCTGATCAGTTTTGCATGGAATTGGCTTTATTTGTATAAG CTGGCCTTTGCACAACACCAAGCAGAAATCGCAAAAATGGGGCAGTTTGATAACGTCTGTGCTGAGAAGCTCAACTGGAAGGAAAGTCTGATTG AATGGCTCAGAAGTAAATGGACGTTTCAGGACGATCCTTGTCAGAAGTACTATGAAACTCTACTCGTCAATCCCGTTTTGCTGGTTCCACCCACCAAG GCACTGGCAATTACTTTCACCAACTTTGTAACAGAGCCTTTGAAGCACGTAGGACAAGGTATTGGTGAATTCATCAAAGCAGTTATGAAGGAGAtcccttttttcctgcagattCCAGTGCTAATTATTATGGCTCTGGCTGTCCTG GTTTTCTGCTATGGCGCAGGATCATCAGTATCTGTGTTAAGATACTTAACATCTTCTCAGAAGAGAAGTCCTCTTCCCCCTGACAATCAACAGGACAAGATAGACTTTGGGCAGTACGATGGGAGCAAAGGAGATGGCTGTTACTCAAAGAAGCCTCTTTATGTTTCTAGAGGACCTTATGACAGGGAATACACTTCTCTGAGACCAGGAAATGGCAGAAGTCCTGCTGGCATGCATACAGGCAATCAGCAAGATACGCAAGTAGAAGAGTCTCACAAACCAGAACCTCGT ACTAGATTGCGCACTGAGTCTGAAGTTTGTGGACTAGAAACTACCACAGCTGAAAACCACACTGAAGAACCTGCATCTGCGCAGCAGAAACAGGAACCAGAGAAAGCACAGCAAGAG